The following are from one region of the Corylus avellana chromosome ca1, CavTom2PMs-1.0 genome:
- the LOC132173838 gene encoding uncharacterized protein LOC132173838 produces METKLQAPRLECLKAQLGFGSVFVVDCVGRSGGLGLLCSLEIDVTIQNYSRRHINAVVRVGTLGQPWKFTGFYGHPEITKRKEAWSLLQHLKDFSSRAWLCIGDFNEIVSGEEKSGERKTPRWQMDAFKDTLEVCQLIDLGYTGPLFTWSNKREDRHFTQERLDRALSNLAWTDLFPNHLVEVMAARSSDHSPLSVTILRDGALRDRSNRRFSYEASWGKMRENKEAIKQGEEGNLRQKEIQTLQDDLNELLFEDEVKWKQRAKEH; encoded by the exons ATGGAAACCAAACTTCAAGCTCCTCGGTTGGAATGTCTAAAGGCTCAACTGGGGTTTGGGAGTGTTTTTGTAGTAGACTGTGTTGGACGAAGTGGGGGTTTGGGTTTGTTGTGCAGTTTGGAAATTGATGTGACGATCCAAAATTATAGCCGCCGACATATTAACGCGGTTGTAAGAGTCGGGACACTTGGCCAGCCCTGGAAATTTACGGGGTTCTATGGACACCCTGAGATAACAAAACGTAAGGAAGCTTGGAGTCTTTTACAACATTTGAAGGATTTTTCATCTAGAGCATGGCTATGCATTGGTGATTTTAATGAGATCGTGTCGGGAGAAGAAAAGTCGGGGGAGCGCAAGACTCCAAGATGGCAGATGGACGCTTTCAAAGACACTTTGGAGGTGTGTCAACTTATTGATCTTGGTTACACAGGTCCCCTTTTTACATGGAGTAACAAAAGAGAAGATAGACACTTCACTCAAGAACGACTTGATCGAGCTTTGAGCAATTTGGCTTGGACTGATTTATTCCCAAATCATCTTGTGGAGGTGATGGCAGCTCGAAGCTCGGATCATTCACCATTATCTGTGACTATTTTACGGGATGGGGCTCTCCGTGATAGGAGTAATCGGAGATTCAGCTACGAGGCAAGTTGGGGCAAAATGAGGGAGAATAAGGAGGCTATAAAGCAG GGGGAGGAGGGGAACTTGCGGCAGAAGGAAATCCAAACTCTCCAAGACGACTTAAATGAGCTCCTCTTTGAAGATGAGGTGAAATGGAAACAGCGTGCAAAAGAGCATTGA